The following are encoded in a window of Brevibacillus sp. DP1.3A genomic DNA:
- a CDS encoding L,D-transpeptidase, giving the protein MDKVSFLQEKSTFHMKYPDQSDIAFYRWYTTQYPNEAIGWFHLGQEREAQGNSEQALEAYRRGLVSKQGSYYNETRDAYQRLLRERQRNSLGTRTRLLLASLLFLYFQFAFSPGPLRDASSKTTPQAAKQPVPTTAQTQPHVEVIAVPPTLSARELSDQVRRYVESRRPALMQPFTVMVVPEVPGSPLFRPLLFYQPREVRGILRYNPTSRTVLSEKWWDKPVQLEREPTLATGKAELTDEQLTLQHVLILRNALYRYYQQTGRLPAQLSDLADAYPGNYLPQIPVPPKRLLLKSYPYHPKAFLPESAWDSLRNVLPLPGYPEPVVPFEPLQLHLTTSTHTMKLISGSHLVRSYPVAIGKNDSTPEGYYTIQQKINQPRGHDNIYGTRGMVFQESGYAIHGTNHPESIGSSVSLGCVRLYNAAVEELYTFVSLGTEFIISNAPSSAQPWSNPVPFVLPAGPEEETPQVIYNWLH; this is encoded by the coding sequence GTGGACAAGGTTTCCTTTCTTCAGGAAAAAAGTACATTTCATATGAAATATCCGGATCAGAGCGACATCGCCTTTTACCGGTGGTATACGACTCAATATCCAAACGAGGCGATCGGTTGGTTTCACCTTGGTCAAGAACGAGAAGCACAAGGAAACTCGGAACAGGCTCTCGAAGCGTACAGGCGTGGTCTCGTATCCAAGCAAGGCTCATATTACAACGAGACGCGTGACGCTTATCAACGACTGCTGCGGGAGCGACAGCGCAATTCCTTGGGCACTCGAACACGTTTACTTTTGGCTTCGCTCTTGTTTCTCTATTTTCAATTCGCTTTTTCGCCAGGACCGTTGAGAGATGCGTCATCCAAGACAACGCCACAGGCTGCCAAACAGCCCGTACCGACAACAGCTCAAACGCAGCCACATGTCGAGGTCATCGCAGTTCCTCCTACACTCAGTGCCCGTGAGCTATCTGATCAGGTCCGGCGCTATGTAGAGTCCAGGCGTCCTGCTCTTATGCAGCCTTTTACAGTGATGGTTGTCCCAGAAGTACCTGGTTCGCCGTTGTTCCGTCCCTTGCTGTTTTATCAGCCGCGCGAAGTCCGAGGCATCTTGCGTTACAATCCGACGAGTCGGACTGTTCTCAGTGAAAAATGGTGGGATAAACCTGTGCAGTTGGAACGAGAACCGACACTTGCCACAGGCAAGGCAGAACTCACGGATGAGCAGCTAACCCTCCAGCATGTACTGATCTTGCGAAATGCTTTGTATCGCTATTATCAGCAAACGGGTAGGTTGCCTGCCCAGCTGTCTGATCTGGCTGACGCTTATCCAGGCAATTATTTGCCGCAAATTCCAGTACCGCCAAAGAGACTTTTGTTAAAAAGCTATCCGTATCATCCCAAAGCCTTCTTGCCAGAGTCCGCATGGGACAGCTTGCGCAATGTGCTTCCGCTTCCCGGCTATCCGGAGCCAGTGGTGCCTTTCGAACCGTTACAGCTTCACTTGACTACCTCGACACATACGATGAAGCTCATCAGCGGTTCCCATTTGGTACGCAGCTATCCCGTCGCCATAGGCAAAAACGATTCTACACCCGAAGGCTACTATACCATTCAACAAAAAATCAATCAGCCCCGCGGACATGACAATATTTATGGAACGAGGGGCATGGTCTTCCAGGAGAGCGGGTATGCCATCCACGGGACAAACCATCCCGAGAGCATCGGCTCATCTGTTTCGCTCGGATGTGTTCGCTTGTACAATGCCGCTGTCGAGGAGCTGTACACCTTTGTTTCATTGGGGACAGAATTCATTATCTCCAATGCCCCGTCCTCTGCCCAGCCTTGGAGCAATCCTGTTCCATTCGTTCTCCCGGCTGGCCCTGAGGAAGAGACGCCACAAGTCATTTACAATTGGCTCCATTGA
- a CDS encoding AAA family ATPase — MVYLRTIKLLREKFPNTKEYPFHLPSLRKLEEIELASSVTFFVGENGSGKSTLLESIAYQCGFNTAGGSRHNFYEVHRSEAILGDYIRLSWLPKITNGFFLRAESFYQFASHIDEMGPKSYQHYGGRSLHEQSHGESFFSLFANRFNGRGIYLLDEPEAALSPKRQIAFLYLMRDLVEEGAQFIIASHSPILLGYPGATILNFDESPAQEVKYRDTEHYQLTRRFLEKPDLFLDEK, encoded by the coding sequence ATGGTTTATTTACGAACGATCAAGCTGCTGCGAGAAAAATTTCCCAACACGAAAGAATATCCGTTTCACCTGCCCTCCTTGCGCAAGCTGGAAGAGATCGAGCTTGCGAGCAGTGTCACTTTTTTTGTAGGAGAGAATGGCTCGGGCAAATCGACCTTATTGGAATCGATCGCCTATCAGTGCGGCTTTAACACGGCTGGAGGATCGCGTCACAACTTTTATGAGGTGCATCGCTCGGAGGCGATTCTGGGTGACTACATACGTCTTTCCTGGCTGCCCAAAATAACGAATGGCTTTTTCCTGCGAGCGGAGAGCTTCTATCAGTTTGCCAGCCATATCGATGAGATGGGCCCGAAAAGCTATCAACATTACGGCGGACGCTCGCTGCATGAGCAATCACACGGAGAATCTTTTTTCTCACTGTTTGCCAATCGCTTCAACGGCAGGGGAATCTACCTGCTGGATGAGCCCGAGGCTGCTCTTTCACCGAAGCGTCAAATCGCTTTTTTGTACTTGATGCGCGATTTGGTGGAAGAAGGAGCACAATTTATCATTGCGTCGCACTCGCCGATTCTATTGGGCTATCCCGGAGCGACTATCCTCAATTTTGACGAATCGCCTGCACAAGAGGTGAAATATCGCGATACGGAGCACTATCAATTGACGCGCCGTTTCCTGGAGAAGCCCGATTTATTTTTAGATGAAAAATAA
- a CDS encoding RNA polymerase sigma factor SigX: MEVQANLVMNHARVEDQADTFQELFTTYYPFVVRQIMRIVKEQQTAEDIAQDVFLSFYHTDRSVIEHIPAWLSKSALYAAYNYLRSEKRRYARQERSASEQEHVSPSTEEMWLAKESQSIVRDVLEELDERERTLLVMKYSGFPYAELAKATGTQISSVGTLLARAKSKFRTIYGRMRGEEE, translated from the coding sequence GTGGAGGTGCAAGCAAACCTGGTGATGAACCATGCTCGAGTAGAGGATCAAGCAGATACCTTTCAAGAATTGTTTACGACCTATTATCCGTTTGTGGTCAGACAGATCATGCGAATTGTGAAAGAGCAACAAACAGCAGAAGATATTGCACAGGATGTATTTCTCTCCTTTTACCATACGGATCGCTCGGTGATCGAACATATCCCCGCATGGCTGTCCAAGTCCGCGCTCTACGCAGCGTACAATTATCTTCGTTCAGAAAAACGCAGGTACGCAAGACAAGAGCGAAGTGCATCCGAGCAAGAGCATGTCAGTCCTTCTACAGAAGAGATGTGGCTTGCAAAAGAGTCCCAGAGTATCGTCCGCGATGTGCTAGAAGAGCTAGACGAGCGGGAACGAACCTTGCTGGTCATGAAATATTCCGGATTTCCTTATGCGGAGTTGGCTAAAGCGACTGGCACGCAGATCAGCTCGGTGGGAACACTCCTCGCGAGAGCGAAAAGTAAATTTCGTACCATATATGGCCGGATGAGGGGGGAAGAGGAATGA
- a CDS encoding anti-sigma factor, whose amino-acid sequence MKCADTGFIQAFLDGECSSKESEQFLLHLEYCETCRTQMDELSALDSWTREKMEHAFSETNDVKVNTEAAWQRFSQAIEKSTDTYAQERQAITNRATIRRSWNQMNKQTKRWVTGASAAAVLAVSLSFPQVQAAANDFLSIFRMDKVEFVKVTQDDLREIEQWIANGNVGEMELNGIGKIWIDETDQEKLEQRNQYYNSKEAAVKAGVKLPELPQDVTVDSVNVNSPYTMHMEIDADRANKLLGQLQVEARFDEKLSGKRFSLKIPQMQNVWMTAGKESYGYSVIDAPELSAPEGVDLAQLRETLLALPFIPDQVKKQMISIEDWQHTLPVPYMADGESKMKEVKVNGQNGMLITGEYNAHLMWQQDGQIHMLEGSDKNADGLLDFAKQLK is encoded by the coding sequence ATGAAATGTGCCGATACAGGCTTTATCCAGGCGTTCTTAGACGGTGAATGCAGCTCAAAAGAAAGTGAGCAATTCCTGCTTCATCTGGAGTACTGTGAAACCTGTCGCACACAGATGGACGAACTGTCCGCTTTGGATAGCTGGACTCGTGAGAAGATGGAGCATGCTTTTTCCGAGACAAACGATGTGAAAGTCAATACAGAAGCAGCATGGCAGCGATTTTCGCAAGCGATCGAGAAATCGACTGACACATATGCACAAGAGAGACAAGCGATAACCAATCGAGCAACAATCAGAAGGAGCTGGAATCAGATGAACAAGCAAACAAAAAGATGGGTGACAGGTGCTTCGGCAGCAGCAGTATTGGCTGTGTCCCTGTCTTTCCCCCAAGTACAAGCAGCAGCGAACGATTTTCTGTCCATTTTCCGCATGGATAAAGTAGAGTTTGTCAAAGTGACTCAAGACGATTTGCGTGAGATCGAACAATGGATCGCAAACGGCAATGTGGGCGAGATGGAATTGAATGGGATCGGAAAAATCTGGATTGATGAAACCGATCAAGAGAAGCTCGAACAAAGAAACCAATATTACAACAGCAAAGAAGCCGCTGTAAAGGCTGGAGTGAAGCTGCCTGAGCTACCGCAGGATGTCACGGTGGATAGCGTAAACGTCAATTCCCCTTACACCATGCACATGGAAATCGATGCGGATCGTGCAAACAAGCTATTGGGGCAATTGCAGGTAGAGGCGCGCTTTGATGAAAAGCTGAGTGGCAAACGCTTCTCCTTGAAGATCCCACAGATGCAGAACGTCTGGATGACCGCAGGAAAAGAAAGCTATGGCTACTCTGTCATAGACGCACCTGAGCTAAGCGCACCAGAGGGAGTTGATCTGGCACAGCTTCGCGAGACACTCTTGGCCCTGCCGTTCATTCCAGATCAAGTGAAAAAGCAAATGATTAGCATCGAAGACTGGCAGCATACCCTTCCTGTGCCATACATGGCAGACGGCGAGAGCAAGATGAAGGAAGTAAAAGTGAACGGTCAAAACGGAATGCTGATCACAGGTGAATACAATGCACATCTGATGTGGCAGCAGGATGGACAGATTCACATGCTGGAAGGCAGCGACAAGAACGCTGATGGGCTGTTGGATTTTGCAAAACAACTGAAATAA
- a CDS encoding ABC transporter ATP-binding protein has product MSDYVIETWELTKQYNGKAGCKNITLQVPRGSVFGFLGQNGAGKSTFVRTMLGLLHPTNGKAVMLGQPIGSVESRKKVGYLPELFRYPDWLTGQQLLEHHAELCGLTHRESNSVIKNVVELVGMAGRERERIRGYSKGMQQRIGIACALLSDPELIFLDEPTSALDPIGRKEVRELIARLRDQGKTVFLNSHLLSEMESVCNYVGIIHRSELVVHGDWRKLSSVQPQIELTVDKDSAGFHNGLPSFVTESRLVRQEEDRDTWLMTLDQDNRVPALLQQLIASGAGVHEVVRKQQSLEDVFLYWVQRKEGERHVADHQNHV; this is encoded by the coding sequence ATGTCAGATTATGTGATAGAGACCTGGGAGTTGACCAAGCAATATAACGGTAAAGCCGGCTGCAAAAATATTACGCTACAAGTACCGCGCGGCTCCGTATTTGGTTTTCTCGGGCAAAATGGAGCGGGTAAAAGTACCTTTGTCAGGACGATGCTCGGGTTATTGCACCCAACGAATGGCAAAGCGGTAATGCTTGGGCAGCCGATTGGCAGTGTAGAATCAAGGAAAAAGGTAGGGTACTTGCCAGAGTTGTTCCGTTATCCTGATTGGTTGACGGGTCAACAGCTCTTGGAGCATCATGCCGAGTTGTGTGGATTAACACATCGCGAGAGCAATTCCGTGATAAAAAATGTCGTTGAGCTGGTCGGAATGGCTGGACGCGAGCGTGAACGCATCCGGGGCTATTCCAAAGGCATGCAGCAGCGTATCGGGATTGCCTGCGCCCTCTTATCCGATCCAGAGCTGATCTTCCTCGATGAGCCAACCTCCGCACTGGACCCAATCGGACGAAAAGAAGTACGTGAACTGATCGCGCGGCTGCGTGACCAAGGAAAAACGGTTTTTCTCAACAGTCATCTACTGAGTGAAATGGAGAGCGTGTGCAACTACGTCGGGATCATTCACCGCAGTGAACTGGTCGTACATGGCGACTGGCGCAAGCTGAGCAGCGTCCAACCACAAATTGAATTGACAGTGGACAAGGATAGCGCAGGTTTTCATAACGGGCTTCCTTCCTTCGTCACAGAGAGTCGTCTCGTAAGACAAGAGGAAGACCGTGATACATGGCTAATGACGTTGGATCAGGACAATCGGGTACCCGCTCTGTTGCAACAGTTGATTGCATCCGGGGCTGGGGTACATGAAGTCGTGCGCAAGCAGCAATCACTGGAAGACGTATTCCTGTATTGGGTGCAGAGAAAGGAGGGGGAACGACATGTGGCCGATCATCAAAATCACGTATAG